One region of Coregonus clupeaformis isolate EN_2021a chromosome 31, ASM2061545v1, whole genome shotgun sequence genomic DNA includes:
- the LOC121547173 gene encoding polycystic kidney disease protein 1-like 3: MATDKENLNLTANDLWDHTHDPALKQKARNLPPGSVEQRSPLRDTSSVNQSHSTNVRPIDAKLSNQFAGKFPFIQSESSQEMTSQTDQLNCPQPSTMSAPGPNTDGPCMSLHMETLPDYSVISGETSPLSDSCHSSTPSQHSGISGEPRAKRWSSNPTTMLTPILKHIHLGFNGQKSYSPILSPMHASKTWMIQDETLPNCTGESFFEDTIDSCVLPVVEPTVGSTTMDLSHTPPGTRVSMEESFNTPEDGHKDLQRGSNLSLSLQGSPAPNALRETISINGSSCSSASLEGTHDVSALEGNKESLHSLEHKVQNLTTKVPVSAVVQNSSVASDCLTDANVTHVICPDGEVPASCTVPLSSSTSGALFDSECDDKMVNSNNGTFELLVEPTLEPKTGTNSTMVLPEPNVTTTALESVEISRPLNVTFEACPPMKFNATTEQETCDGTTQPLNNTFQTDPCLKLNATTEQVTSVGNAHPLSNNFQTDPEPTKSSEVDVSEHTVQSQPGPSGRDRCSDSLCNQSVDLENKISDTFTLDNTLELDPNLLVTSTPMVTSKAFRKPERPSDVRKRLSPGFLPKPAKPPAISKLVTNRKTFLQPPSVTSNPKSLLPPPRSVSQLPSLTGLPKTKPAPVALAPSKPSSSAIPSTRRKTLADASGHAAVTVSQQASTDNTSSSRRSTIPASKLTSTGLRKPQFSGTQRSIPSLRTPAVRAMATRSTENPSLSAGVNGRSLQAPNQGQKHLSTSSDAFPVAKRKKQDGPSLSTSSEARTCSAEPARGARCFKKPAANLKTVPAKKLIPGCANCVLLQQELETCRQENERLQTELRNRDGMDL; the protein is encoded by the exons ATG GCCACTGACAAGGAGAATCTGAACCTCACTGCCAATGATCTCTGGGATCACACACATGATCCTGCTTTGAAGCAGAAAGCACGGAATCTGCCCCCTGGCTCTGTGGAGCAAAGAAGTCCCCTAAGAGACACCAGCAGCGTCAATCAGTCCCATTCCACCAATGTCAGGCCTATTGATGCTAAATTAAGCAACCAGTTTGCAGGGAAGTTCCCATTCATTCAGTCTGAAAGCAGCCAAGAGATGACCAGTCAGACAGATCAACTGAATTGTCCACAACCATCCACCATGAGTGCCCCCGGGCCAAATACAGATGGCCCCTGTATGTCGCTCCATATGGAGACTCTGCCAGACTATAGTGTTATAAGTGGAGAAACTTCACCTCTTTCAGACAGCTGTCATTCATCTACCCCATCACAGCACAGTGGTATCAGTGGGGAGCCCAGAGCCAAGCGGTGGTCCTCTAACCCAACAACCATGCTCACCCCTATTTTAAAACACATCCATCTGGGATTCAACGGGCAGAAGTCCTACTCCCCAATTTTGAGTCCCATGCATGCCTCAAAGACCTGGATGATTCAAGATGAAACTTTACCAAACTGCACTGGAGAAAGTTTCTTTGAGGACACTATAGACTCCTGCGTTTTGCCTGTGGTGGAGCCCACCGTTGGCAGCACAACAATGGACTTGTCACACACACCTCCAGGGACTCGTGTTTCTATGGAAGAGAGTTTCAATACACCAGAGGATGGACATAAAGATTTGCAAAGGGGCTCTAATTTGAGTCTCAGTTTGCAGGGAAGTCCTGCACCAAACGCTCTCAGGGAGACTATATCAATCAATGGCTCTAGCTGTTCCAGCGCTTCCCTGGAGGGCACGCATGACGTATCTGCATTAGAGGGCAACAAAGAAAGTCTGCATTCCTTAGAACATAAGGTACAGAACCTGACTACCAAGGTTCCTGTGTCTGCTGTTGTCCAAAATTCAAGTGTTGCCTCTGACTGTCTCACAGATGCTAATGTCACCCACGTAATTTGCCCTGATGGTGAGGTGCCTGCGTCCTGTACAGTGCCATTGTCCTCGTCAACATCTGGTGCTTTGTTTGACTCGGAGTGTGATGACAAGATGGTGAACTCTAACAATGGCACCTTTGAACTTCTGGTTGAACCAACACTGGAGCCCAAAACTGGGACCAACTCCACTATGGTCCTTCCCGAGCCCAATGTCACAACTACTGCGCTGGAGTCTGTGGAGATCAGTAGGCCCCTGAATGTTACTTTTGAAGCTTGCCCTCCTATGAAGTTCAATGCAACCACTGAGCAAGAGACCTGTGATGGTACCACACAACCTCTGAACAATACTTTTCAAACTGACCCTTGTTTGAAGCTCAATGCAACCACTGAGCAAGTGACCAGTGTTGGCAATGCACACCCTCTGAGCAACAATTTTCAAACTGACCCCGAACCAACAAAAAGCTCTGAAGTCGATGTCAGTGAACACACGGTACAATCCCAACCAGGCCCGTCTGGGAGAGATCGGTGCTCTGACAGTCTTTGTAATCAAAGTGTTGATTTGGAGAACAAAATAAGTGACACCTTCACCTTGGACAACACCCTTGAGTTGGATCCCAACTTGCTGGTCACATCCACTCCCATGGTTACGTCTAAGGCTTTTAGGAAACCAGAGAGACCCTCGGATGTGCGGAAAAGGTTATCTCCGGGCTTCCTGCCAAAACCAGCCAAACCACCAGCTATCTCTAAACTTGTCACTAATAGGAAGACGTTCCTTCAGCCCCCGAGTGTCACCTCCAATCCCAAATCACTGCTACCCCCACCGAGATCTGTGTCCCAGCTTCCGTCGCTGACTGGCCTGCCAAAGACCAAGCCAGCCCCTGTGGCTTTAGCCCCCTCGAAGCCATCCTCCTCTGCCATACCCAGCACCAGACGAAAAACACTAGCAGATGCCTCGGGACATGCTGCAGTCACTGTTTCTCAGCAG GCCTCAACAGATAATACTTCCAGTAGTAGGCGTAGCACAATTCCAG CATCCAAGCTGACAAGCACTGGCCTGAGGAAACCTCAATTCTCTGGCACTCAGAGATCCATACCAAGCCTCAGGACTCCTGCAGTAAGAGCTATGGCAACACGCTCCACTGAAAACCCCAGCCTCTCTGCAG GTGTAAATGGAAGGAGTTTACAAGCACCCAACCAAGGCCAGAAGCACTTGTCAACCAGCAGTGATGCTTTTCCAGTAGCAAAGAGGAAAAAACAGG ATGGCCCATCTCTGTCTACTAGCAGTGAGGCTCGAACATGCTCCGCAGAGCCAGCTAGAGGTGCTAGGTGCTTTAAGAAGCCTGCAGCCAACTTGAAGACTGTACCAGCAAAGAAACTGATCCCTG